A window of Marinobacter salarius contains these coding sequences:
- a CDS encoding ATP-binding protein, with protein MKTPVSRARDMFRSLRLTLVLSMVVPLMIFSGVAIYVGLGAVERNLNDRLREDLELVARAVSGPLSQAMSDGDEIVLGESLKSIFRIGRVFGASVFDEDGQQIASLGVADSDVTRSDSAERAIASGKLDGAFRRVDGVSVFSQFTPLVAPDGRIQGLLQVTRKRSDFHELVASSRIWAVSIWSVVSLMVILVVVLGHYGAVGRHVSRLLELMERMAPGRWQIDGHPAGPRELRQIHEGLQDMGARMAVAENEIRESVERERELSEQLKYQEKVAMIGRVAGGVAHELGAPLNVIQGRANILGRGDLANSDRRHLRDIEHQVERMTLIIQQLLDCFRHVPDSRRETDLVATVRELTARACDEPKCHGVEICTDIPEASAGVLAEPTRLEMACLNLVRNACQAAQSRVIVSVIPFEGYWELRVDDDGPGVDDSLREQIFEPFFSTRAAGEGTGLGLAVVGSVIKEHGGRIEVGTSADGGCRMSTFWPVYDKRMESTEAHHES; from the coding sequence ATGAAAACGCCTGTATCAAGAGCGCGGGACATGTTTCGCTCGCTGCGCTTGACCTTGGTGCTGAGCATGGTTGTACCGTTGATGATATTCAGCGGGGTTGCCATCTATGTGGGACTCGGTGCCGTTGAACGTAACCTGAATGACCGTTTGCGGGAGGATCTGGAGCTTGTGGCCCGGGCGGTCAGTGGTCCGCTTTCCCAGGCCATGTCCGATGGCGATGAAATTGTTCTGGGGGAATCGCTGAAATCCATCTTCCGTATCGGCCGGGTGTTTGGTGCCTCGGTGTTTGATGAAGACGGGCAGCAGATCGCCAGCCTCGGTGTAGCGGACAGTGATGTTACGCGGAGCGACAGTGCCGAACGCGCGATAGCCAGTGGCAAGCTGGACGGTGCATTTCGCAGGGTCGACGGAGTGTCGGTATTCTCGCAATTTACGCCGCTGGTTGCCCCCGACGGTCGAATCCAAGGGTTGCTTCAGGTGACCCGAAAACGTAGCGACTTCCATGAGTTGGTGGCATCGAGCCGAATCTGGGCCGTCAGTATCTGGTCGGTGGTGTCGTTGATGGTCATTCTGGTGGTTGTTCTGGGGCATTACGGTGCTGTCGGTCGCCATGTCAGCCGGCTGTTGGAATTGATGGAGCGGATGGCACCCGGGCGTTGGCAAATTGATGGGCATCCCGCAGGGCCGAGGGAACTGAGACAGATCCACGAAGGTTTGCAAGACATGGGTGCCCGTATGGCGGTTGCGGAAAATGAAATCCGGGAGAGCGTTGAGCGCGAGCGGGAGCTGTCAGAACAACTGAAGTATCAGGAGAAGGTCGCCATGATTGGCCGGGTTGCCGGTGGTGTTGCTCATGAGCTGGGTGCGCCGCTGAATGTCATCCAGGGCCGCGCCAATATCCTTGGGCGGGGCGACCTGGCAAACAGTGATCGACGACATTTGAGAGATATCGAGCATCAGGTTGAACGGATGACATTGATTATCCAGCAGCTGCTCGATTGTTTTCGCCATGTGCCGGACTCCCGCCGGGAAACCGATCTGGTGGCCACCGTTCGCGAACTGACCGCGCGGGCCTGCGATGAGCCCAAGTGCCATGGCGTTGAGATCTGTACCGATATTCCAGAGGCCAGCGCCGGCGTTCTGGCCGAGCCAACGCGCCTGGAAATGGCCTGTCTGAACCTTGTCCGCAACGCGTGTCAGGCGGCTCAGTCACGGGTGATCGTGTCTGTTATACCCTTCGAAGGATACTGGGAATTGCGGGTGGATGATGATGGCCCGGGTGTCGATGACTCGCTGCGGGAGCAGATTTTCGAGCCTTTCTTCAGTACTCGTGCGGCGGGTGAAGGGACCGGTCTGGGGCTTGCGGTAGTCGGCAGTGTGATCAAGGAGCATGGTGGTCGGATTGAGGTTGGAACGAGCGCGGACGGCGGGTGCCGGATGTCAACGTTCTGGCCGGTGTATGACAAACGCATGGAGTCGACGGAGGCCCATCATGAAAGCTAG
- a CDS encoding sigma-54 dependent transcriptional regulator produces the protein MKARPASILLVEDDASLRTLLSEELEVDGYAVRSAATVAEGCNGLREWRPDLIVSDLRLPDGDGLAILRQLQAEGHSVPFIIITAFGTVDQAVEALKAGADDFLTKPLSTDHLRLKIKRLLAHAAVTSELARYKSQSENDSALGLVGESRAMERLRNEIRQVARSQAAVLVSGESGTGKELVARAIHDESERRQGPFIPVNCAGIPHELMESEFFGHEAGAFTGAKSARRGLFAEANGGTLLLDEIGEMPLALQAKLLRVLQEGTIKPVGSDHEEAVNVRIIAATHQDLVRAVEQGGFREDLYYRLETLTLMVPPLRDRDDDVDLLAMNFLRDSARRHQRGFLQLGEVSARMLADYPFPGNVRELASAIERAVTFCDGDVVLPEHLPARIRKRQTESAEGRPVLPSGNLADWPTLEQVQQDYVVRVIDAVEGNKRRAAQILGVNRRTLYRWLDAEKDTAHD, from the coding sequence ATGAAAGCTAGACCTGCTTCGATCCTGCTGGTGGAAGACGATGCCAGTTTGCGGACGCTTCTGTCGGAGGAGCTTGAGGTGGATGGTTATGCGGTACGCAGCGCGGCAACCGTTGCGGAGGGCTGCAACGGATTGCGGGAATGGCGGCCGGACCTCATCGTGTCGGACCTCCGGTTGCCGGATGGCGACGGCCTGGCAATATTGCGGCAACTGCAGGCGGAAGGTCACTCGGTTCCTTTTATCATCATCACAGCCTTCGGCACGGTCGATCAGGCGGTAGAGGCGCTTAAGGCCGGTGCCGATGACTTTCTCACCAAGCCGCTGTCGACCGATCATCTTCGCCTGAAGATCAAACGCCTGCTGGCTCATGCGGCGGTGACCAGTGAGCTCGCGCGCTACAAATCACAGAGTGAAAATGACAGTGCGCTGGGGCTGGTGGGGGAAAGCCGGGCGATGGAGCGGTTGAGGAATGAAATACGACAGGTGGCCCGTAGCCAAGCGGCCGTCCTGGTAAGTGGTGAGAGTGGCACTGGCAAGGAGCTTGTCGCCAGAGCCATTCATGATGAGAGTGAGCGCCGGCAGGGACCGTTTATACCGGTCAACTGCGCAGGCATTCCCCATGAACTGATGGAGAGCGAATTCTTCGGCCACGAAGCCGGTGCCTTTACCGGCGCAAAATCTGCCCGCAGGGGGCTGTTTGCCGAAGCGAACGGTGGCACGCTGCTGCTGGACGAAATTGGCGAGATGCCGCTTGCTCTTCAGGCGAAGTTGCTGCGTGTTCTGCAGGAAGGCACGATCAAACCGGTGGGGTCTGACCACGAAGAGGCTGTAAATGTGCGAATTATTGCGGCCACCCATCAGGACCTGGTCAGGGCTGTGGAGCAGGGTGGTTTCCGCGAGGACCTTTACTATCGCCTGGAAACCCTGACCCTGATGGTGCCGCCATTGAGGGACCGGGATGACGATGTCGATCTGCTTGCCATGAATTTCCTGCGGGATTCGGCTCGTCGTCACCAGCGCGGATTCCTCCAGCTGGGTGAAGTGTCCGCTCGAATGTTGGCGGACTACCCGTTTCCCGGCAATGTCAGGGAACTGGCCAGCGCGATTGAGCGGGCAGTGACCTTCTGCGACGGTGATGTGGTGTTGCCGGAACATCTGCCGGCCCGTATTCGCAAGCGCCAGACAGAGTCTGCTGAAGGCCGGCCGGTGCTGCCGTCCGGAAACCTGGCGGATTGGCCCACCTTGGAACAGGTCCAGCAGGACTATGTTGTGCGCGTTATCGATGCTGTGGAGGGCAATAAACGCCGTGCGGCCCAGATACTTGGGGTAAACCGGCGTACGCTCTATCGTTGGCTTGATGCGGAAAAGGACACTGCTCATGACTAA
- a CDS encoding DMT family transporter, with amino-acid sequence MTNQKQAMLYGLGTVLLWSTVATAFKLSLRELTPVQMLVVACSASVIVMALILVAQRRWHLVFELSRRQYLQSFGMGLINPCLYYFLLFGAFDRLPAQEAQPLNYTWALVLAYLSVPFLGQRLRRADIIAGLICYSGVVVIATRGDVLSLTFSDPLGVGLAIGSTLVWASYWIIATRDTRDPVVGLFLNFLCGLPVIVVICGVTDGFDFNPTTGLLAATYVGVFEMGIAFVLWSYAMKKAENTARVSNLIFISPFLSLVFIYFILGEIILPSTYVGLVLIVAGLWIQQRKTRETMARASSV; translated from the coding sequence ATGACTAACCAGAAACAGGCAATGCTTTACGGCCTTGGAACGGTATTGCTCTGGTCAACGGTGGCCACCGCGTTCAAGTTGTCATTGCGGGAATTGACCCCGGTCCAGATGCTGGTGGTCGCCTGTTCCGCATCGGTAATAGTGATGGCGCTTATTCTGGTCGCGCAACGTCGGTGGCACCTTGTCTTCGAACTGTCGCGCCGCCAATATCTGCAGTCTTTCGGTATGGGGCTTATCAATCCTTGTCTGTACTATTTCCTGCTGTTCGGTGCGTTTGACCGGCTGCCTGCCCAGGAGGCGCAACCCCTGAATTACACCTGGGCGCTGGTGCTGGCCTATCTGTCGGTGCCCTTTCTGGGGCAACGACTGCGACGTGCCGATATCATCGCCGGGTTGATTTGCTACAGCGGAGTCGTCGTTATCGCAACCCGTGGCGATGTGTTGTCGCTAACGTTCTCCGACCCTCTTGGTGTGGGCCTGGCCATTGGCAGTACCCTGGTCTGGGCGTCCTACTGGATCATCGCGACTCGGGATACCCGGGATCCGGTAGTTGGTCTGTTCCTGAATTTTCTCTGCGGTCTTCCGGTGATCGTGGTGATTTGCGGGGTGACGGATGGTTTCGATTTCAACCCCACAACAGGCCTGTTGGCGGCCACATACGTGGGTGTGTTCGAAATGGGAATTGCGTTTGTGCTCTGGTCCTACGCCATGAAGAAGGCGGAAAACACCGCCAGGGTGAGTAACCTCATCTTTATCTCACCGTTCCTGTCGCTGGTGTTCATCTATTTCATTCTTGGCGAGATCATTCTGCCATCCACATACGTTGGTCTGGTGTTGATCGTTGCGGGGCTGTGGATTCAGCAACGTAAAACCCGGGAGACAATGGCGAGGGCTTCATCGGTATGA
- a CDS encoding GIY-YIG nuclease family protein: protein MSQWFIYMVRTAKGALYTGITTDVARRFAEHQAGAPKGARSLRGKGPLELAFFAETTDRATASKLEWQIKQWPRRQKEALIRGDFVLPVNSTDAGV from the coding sequence ATGAGCCAGTGGTTCATCTACATGGTACGGACCGCCAAAGGGGCTCTTTACACGGGGATCACAACCGATGTGGCGCGGCGCTTTGCCGAACATCAGGCCGGTGCACCAAAAGGGGCCCGTAGCCTGCGGGGCAAAGGTCCCCTTGAGCTCGCATTTTTCGCAGAGACTACGGACAGGGCGACGGCTTCGAAACTTGAGTGGCAGATCAAACAATGGCCGCGCAGGCAGAAGGAAGCGCTGATTCGTGGGGATTTTGTCCTCCCGGTCAACTCGACAGATGCTGGCGTATAA
- a CDS encoding alpha/beta hydrolase, which produces MIQTVLEAGLRQTMNRLVRPLLHPAIPVALQRRLISKAYLTSIPPRGTRFDDIQAEGFSITRACHSDNPHGVVLYFHGGGYIIGSPRTHRGITGHLSKFSGAMVVTPDYRLAPENPFPAALDDAETVYRALLDEGHPPATLCLAGDSAGGGLAVALAMRLRDKGLPLPSSLMVLSPWTDLSHQHLCSPECEPVLQKPWIDKSARLYCGNTPPSEPLISPVYGDLSGLPPLLIQVGSQEILLNDARRLADAASRDSVDTRLEIYNGLWHVFQVHAGQLDRATEALQTAGAFIRQHLSS; this is translated from the coding sequence ATGATACAAACAGTCCTGGAAGCCGGTTTGCGCCAGACCATGAACAGACTGGTTCGTCCTCTGCTGCACCCCGCGATCCCCGTTGCCCTGCAACGTCGGTTGATCAGCAAGGCCTACCTGACGTCAATCCCGCCACGCGGTACCCGGTTCGACGACATCCAGGCAGAGGGGTTTTCGATCACTCGGGCCTGTCACAGCGACAACCCTCACGGGGTCGTACTGTATTTTCATGGCGGTGGTTACATCATCGGCTCGCCAAGAACACACCGTGGAATAACCGGCCACCTTTCGAAATTCAGTGGCGCGATGGTGGTTACTCCCGACTACCGACTGGCACCGGAAAACCCCTTCCCCGCGGCACTGGACGATGCCGAAACGGTTTACCGCGCTTTGCTGGACGAAGGGCATCCGCCAGCAACCCTTTGCCTGGCGGGCGATTCAGCCGGCGGTGGACTTGCCGTAGCCCTGGCCATGCGACTGCGCGATAAAGGCCTGCCCTTGCCTTCTTCACTGATGGTGCTTTCTCCCTGGACCGACCTTTCCCACCAGCACCTTTGCTCGCCTGAATGTGAGCCGGTCCTGCAGAAACCGTGGATCGACAAGTCCGCGCGCCTGTACTGCGGCAACACACCGCCGTCCGAGCCTCTCATTTCACCGGTATATGGCGACCTTTCCGGCCTTCCGCCGTTGCTGATACAGGTGGGCAGTCAGGAAATCCTGCTGAACGATGCCCGGCGCCTGGCGGACGCGGCCAGCCGTGACAGTGTCGATACACGTCTGGAAATCTATAACGGTCTCTGGCACGTTTTCCAGGTCCACGCGGGGCAACTGGACCGGGCCACCGAGGCCCTGCAAACCGCTGGAGCGTTTATACGCCAGCATCTGTCGAGTTGA
- a CDS encoding alpha/beta hydrolase: MYWKTDTIEIPNWNRASLLERLAPFEPESQEPLSEDMVAYCRFYGLDLWVEHPEVSYRQGYVMADRHQVMVHYFCLPAQKKPKGTVFILHGYFDHVGLYSQLIDRCLGAGFDVLAYDQPGHGLSSGTPAAIGSFLEYQAVLTDVMANVRDRLRAPWYAVGQSTGGAILIDYLLTNHHTRETSDFRRVVLLAPLVRPAGWLGAKILHSLARPFISRWRRAFGANSGNSRFLKFLRDYDPLQARAVHVDWVSALRQWVPHIESARPVEFPITVVQGEKDLTVDWQHNLRIIRNKFSSVEELRIPDGRHHLVNEAQDLQATVFNTIVDTFENDHDGSLSEAS; the protein is encoded by the coding sequence GTGTACTGGAAAACAGATACCATAGAAATTCCCAACTGGAACAGGGCATCACTGCTGGAGCGGCTGGCGCCATTTGAGCCGGAAAGTCAGGAGCCGCTCAGCGAGGATATGGTCGCGTACTGTCGCTTCTATGGCTTGGACCTCTGGGTGGAGCATCCGGAGGTCAGCTATCGCCAGGGTTATGTGATGGCGGACCGGCACCAGGTGATGGTCCATTATTTCTGTCTTCCGGCGCAGAAAAAGCCCAAGGGCACCGTGTTTATTCTGCACGGGTACTTTGATCATGTTGGGTTGTACAGCCAGTTGATTGACCGGTGCCTGGGCGCCGGCTTTGACGTACTGGCCTATGACCAGCCCGGGCATGGCCTCTCCAGTGGTACGCCGGCGGCAATCGGCAGTTTTCTGGAGTATCAGGCGGTGCTGACGGATGTCATGGCCAATGTGAGAGACAGGCTGCGGGCGCCCTGGTATGCGGTTGGTCAGAGTACAGGTGGGGCCATCCTGATCGACTATCTACTGACGAACCATCACACTCGGGAAACGTCGGACTTTCGTCGGGTGGTACTGCTGGCACCCCTCGTTCGGCCTGCTGGCTGGCTGGGGGCAAAAATTCTGCACAGTCTGGCGAGGCCCTTTATTTCCAGGTGGCGACGGGCGTTTGGTGCCAATAGCGGGAATTCGCGTTTCCTGAAATTTCTCAGGGACTACGATCCGCTACAAGCCAGGGCAGTGCATGTGGATTGGGTGTCGGCACTGAGGCAGTGGGTTCCGCATATAGAGTCCGCCCGGCCCGTTGAATTTCCGATTACCGTGGTTCAGGGCGAGAAGGATTTGACCGTGGACTGGCAGCACAATCTGCGGATAATCCGCAATAAATTTTCCTCCGTGGAGGAACTCAGAATACCGGATGGGCGTCATCACTTAGTGAATGAAGCCCAGGATCTACAGGCAACCGTATTCAATACCATCGTGGATACGTTTGAAAACGACCATGACGGGTCTCTTTCAGAGGCCAGTTAA
- a CDS encoding OmpA family protein encodes MKKTIVAFAVATVGLGGCMTYDPYTGEEKTSSATKGSIIGAIGGAAVGAATSSSSDRGKGALIGAASGAAIGGGIGYYMDKQEAQLRRKLEGSGVRVIRNGDEIELVMPGNITFDVNQSTIKPSFSNTLESVALVLKEFDKTIIQIEGHTDSTGSRDYNQLLSERRAGSVRDFLLNQGIEPKRTRAVGYGPRYPIASNDTAGGREQNRRVELTLVPMQ; translated from the coding sequence GTGAAGAAAACGATTGTTGCTTTTGCCGTCGCCACCGTTGGTTTGGGCGGCTGTATGACATATGACCCGTACACCGGGGAAGAGAAAACCTCGAGTGCCACAAAGGGTAGCATTATCGGCGCCATTGGTGGCGCCGCTGTAGGCGCTGCAACGTCCAGCAGCAGTGATCGCGGTAAAGGTGCGCTGATCGGTGCTGCGTCCGGTGCGGCCATTGGTGGTGGTATCGGCTACTACATGGATAAGCAGGAAGCGCAGTTGCGCCGCAAACTCGAGGGTTCTGGCGTTCGCGTTATAAGGAATGGTGACGAAATTGAATTGGTCATGCCCGGCAACATTACCTTCGACGTCAACCAGTCCACCATCAAACCGTCGTTCAGTAATACACTGGAATCGGTGGCGCTGGTGTTGAAGGAATTCGACAAGACCATTATTCAGATTGAAGGCCATACCGACAGCACTGGCTCCCGGGATTACAATCAGCTGCTGAGTGAGCGCCGTGCCGGTTCAGTGAGGGATTTCCTGTTGAATCAGGGTATTGAACCGAAGCGTACCCGGGCGGTTGGTTATGGTCCGCGTTATCCGATTGCCTCTAACGATACTGCTGGCGGCCGTGAACAGAACCGTCGCGTTGAGCTGACGTTGGTTCCCATGCAGTAA
- the serA gene encoding phosphoglycerate dehydrogenase yields the protein MSNTSLEKSKIRILLLEGVHQSAIDTLNAAGYTNIEFLTHSLAEDELVEKIADAHFVGIRSRTQLTEKVFDAAQKLVAVGCFCIGTNQVDLQAATRRGIAVFNAPFSNTRSVAELVLAQAILLLRGVPEKNAKAHRGEWLKSAKDSYEIRGKKLGIIGYGNIGTQFSVLAEGLGMDVYFYDVVSKLSIGNATQVGTMQELLNTCDVISLHVPETPSTKYMFKAEQFAQMKPGSILMNASRGTVVDIDALADALGSGKLLGAAIDVFPVEPKSNNEEFISPLREFDNVILTPHVGGSTIEAQENIGREVAEKLAMYSDNGTSVSSVNFPEVALPSHPNQHRLLHIHENVPGVMSEINQVFSENGINICGQYLQTKEDIGYVVIDVDKEYGELALEKLLKVKGTIRCRVLF from the coding sequence ATGTCAAATACGTCTCTTGAAAAGAGCAAAATCCGCATCCTGCTGCTGGAAGGCGTGCACCAGTCCGCCATTGATACCCTGAACGCCGCAGGCTATACCAACATCGAATTCCTGACTCATTCGCTGGCCGAAGACGAGCTGGTGGAGAAAATCGCCGACGCTCATTTCGTGGGTATCCGCTCACGCACCCAGCTGACCGAGAAGGTGTTCGACGCTGCCCAGAAGCTGGTAGCGGTGGGCTGTTTCTGCATTGGCACCAACCAGGTTGACCTTCAGGCGGCGACCCGTCGCGGTATCGCTGTTTTCAACGCACCTTTCTCCAACACCCGCAGTGTGGCGGAGCTGGTTCTGGCCCAGGCGATTCTGTTGCTGCGCGGCGTACCTGAGAAAAACGCCAAGGCCCACCGTGGTGAATGGCTGAAGTCCGCCAAGGACAGCTACGAAATCCGTGGCAAGAAGCTCGGCATCATCGGTTATGGCAACATCGGCACCCAGTTCAGTGTGCTGGCCGAAGGCCTGGGCATGGACGTGTACTTCTACGATGTGGTGTCCAAGCTGTCCATCGGCAATGCGACACAGGTAGGGACAATGCAGGAGCTGCTGAACACCTGCGATGTGATCAGCCTGCACGTTCCCGAAACGCCGTCCACCAAGTACATGTTCAAGGCCGAGCAGTTTGCCCAGATGAAGCCGGGCAGCATCCTGATGAACGCCTCCCGTGGCACCGTGGTCGACATTGACGCCCTGGCCGATGCCTTGGGCAGTGGCAAGCTCCTGGGCGCCGCCATTGATGTCTTCCCGGTTGAGCCCAAGTCCAACAATGAAGAGTTCATCTCCCCACTGCGCGAGTTCGATAACGTGATCCTGACTCCGCACGTCGGTGGCTCCACCATCGAGGCCCAGGAAAACATTGGCCGCGAAGTGGCGGAAAAGCTGGCCATGTACAGCGACAACGGCACCTCTGTCTCCTCCGTGAACTTCCCTGAGGTGGCCCTGCCCTCGCATCCGAACCAGCACCGCCTGCTGCACATCCACGAAAACGTGCCGGGCGTGATGTCGGAAATCAACCAGGTGTTCTCGGAAAACGGCATCAACATCTGTGGCCAGTACCTGCAAACCAAGGAAGACATTGGTTACGTGGTCATTGACGTCGACAAGGAATACGGTGAGCTGGCACTGGAGAAATTGCTGAAAGTGAAAGGCACTATTCGCTGTCGCGTACTGTTCTGA
- a CDS encoding FAD-binding oxidoreductase, whose product MNPEQIVASLKALMEAGQTPGKVLTDAADLENYGKDWTKIYPPRPVAIVLPKTTEQVQALVRFANENQVALVPSGGRTGLSAGAVAANGEVVVAFDNMNQVLDFSASDRTVKCQAGVVTEQLQTYAEDNGLYYPVDFASAGSSQLGGNLSTNAGGIKVIRYGMSRDWVAGLKVVTGKGDILDLNKDLAKNNTGYDLRHLFIGAEGTLGFITEATMKLSRKPDNLTVLVLGLNDLTNTMDVLQAFQKQIDLTAYEFFSHQAMGHVLAHGQVQAPFETEAPYYALLEFEAVSDQVMDDAMALFEQCVENGWVLDGVISQSETQALNLWQLRERISESIAPRTPYKNDISVVVSKVPGFLQEIDAVVTEHYPDFEIIWFGHIGDGNLHLNILKPEDMAKEDFFEKCQQVNKWVFEIVERYQGSVSAEHGVGMTKKPYLEYTRSAAEIAYLRGIKQVFDPKGVMNPGKIFD is encoded by the coding sequence ATGAATCCTGAACAGATCGTTGCCTCCCTCAAAGCCCTGATGGAAGCGGGCCAGACCCCCGGAAAAGTGCTGACTGACGCGGCCGACCTGGAAAATTACGGCAAGGACTGGACGAAGATCTATCCACCCAGGCCCGTGGCCATTGTTTTGCCCAAGACGACGGAACAGGTACAGGCGCTGGTGAGGTTTGCCAACGAGAACCAGGTGGCTCTGGTGCCTTCCGGCGGGCGCACAGGCCTGAGTGCCGGAGCCGTGGCGGCCAATGGCGAGGTTGTGGTGGCGTTTGACAACATGAACCAGGTCCTGGACTTCAGCGCCAGCGATCGCACCGTGAAGTGCCAGGCCGGGGTAGTGACGGAACAACTGCAGACCTACGCCGAGGACAACGGCTTGTATTATCCCGTGGATTTCGCCTCGGCCGGTTCCAGCCAGCTTGGCGGCAACCTCTCCACCAACGCCGGTGGTATCAAGGTAATCCGCTACGGCATGAGCCGGGACTGGGTGGCTGGTCTGAAAGTGGTCACCGGCAAGGGGGATATCCTCGATCTGAACAAAGATCTGGCGAAGAACAACACCGGGTACGACCTGCGCCATCTGTTTATCGGCGCGGAAGGCACTCTCGGATTTATTACCGAGGCCACCATGAAGCTCTCTCGCAAGCCGGATAACCTGACCGTGCTGGTGCTGGGCCTGAACGACCTGACCAACACCATGGACGTGCTGCAGGCGTTCCAGAAGCAGATCGACCTGACCGCCTACGAGTTCTTCTCCCATCAGGCCATGGGGCATGTACTGGCCCATGGCCAGGTGCAGGCGCCGTTCGAAACCGAGGCGCCGTACTACGCGCTGCTGGAATTTGAGGCGGTGTCCGACCAGGTGATGGACGATGCCATGGCGCTGTTCGAGCAGTGCGTGGAAAACGGCTGGGTGCTGGACGGCGTTATCAGCCAGAGCGAAACCCAGGCCCTGAACCTTTGGCAACTGCGGGAGCGCATTTCAGAGTCCATTGCACCGCGTACGCCGTATAAGAACGATATCTCTGTGGTGGTTTCCAAGGTGCCAGGATTCCTGCAGGAAATCGACGCGGTGGTCACCGAGCACTACCCGGATTTCGAGATTATATGGTTCGGCCACATCGGCGACGGCAACCTGCACCTGAACATCCTCAAACCGGAAGACATGGCCAAAGAGGATTTCTTTGAGAAATGCCAGCAGGTGAACAAATGGGTCTTCGAGATTGTCGAACGTTATCAGGGCAGTGTGTCTGCCGAGCATGGTGTCGGCATGACCAAGAAGCCGTATCTGGAGTACACGCGCAGTGCCGCTGAAATTGCCTACCTGAGGGGCATCAAGCAGGTGTTTGACCCCAAGGGTGTGATGAACCCCGGCAAGATTTTTGACTGA
- a CDS encoding DUF2244 domain-containing protein yields the protein MVEQLSQREGNCFLLTPNRSMNWRGNIRIWLAAVFLSLMISTGMLLAGAWPVLPFAGLELTALAAAFYYTSRRCQRREVLTFAPELIRLEKGLIQKEQEWELPRRHTRVWQDIPRHPWTPPKLHLQFRGEEISLAPFLNIDDTEELVAILERHGLRVEKRRRPEKLWF from the coding sequence ATGGTAGAGCAGCTTTCCCAGCGTGAAGGCAACTGTTTTCTCCTGACGCCCAACCGGTCCATGAACTGGCGGGGCAACATTCGCATTTGGCTTGCGGCCGTGTTCCTCTCCCTGATGATTTCCACCGGCATGCTCCTGGCGGGGGCGTGGCCGGTATTACCGTTCGCCGGCCTCGAGTTGACCGCATTGGCGGCGGCGTTTTATTACACCTCCCGCCGGTGCCAGAGGCGCGAGGTGCTGACCTTCGCACCGGAGCTGATCCGCCTGGAGAAAGGCCTGATTCAGAAGGAACAGGAGTGGGAGCTACCCAGGCGCCATACCCGCGTATGGCAGGATATCCCTCGCCATCCCTGGACTCCCCCAAAGCTTCACCTGCAGTTCCGGGGCGAGGAGATTTCACTCGCACCCTTCCTGAATATCGATGACACCGAGGAACTGGTTGCTATCCTGGAGAGGCATGGGCTGAGGGTGGAGAAACGGCGCAGGCCGGAGAAGCTCTGGTTCTGA
- a CDS encoding SIR2 family NAD-dependent protein deacylase, with amino-acid sequence MKNHIVVLTGAGMSAESGLSTFRDNGGLWEQHSVYDVATPEAFARNQELVLRFYNERRWQLKSAEPNDAHRLLAELEQHYRVTIITQNVDNLHERGGSSNVIHLHGELTKARSSMYPELVYDIGFNDIQPGDTCDRGSQLRPHIVWFGEEVPMIEAAAEIVPTADHLLIVGTSLQVYPAAGLVDLVDVDVPVTVIDPGEPASLSRAKVIRKGASEGVAEWMKGLGL; translated from the coding sequence ATGAAAAATCACATCGTTGTGCTCACTGGCGCCGGTATGAGCGCCGAAAGCGGACTTTCCACGTTTCGTGACAATGGCGGCCTGTGGGAACAACACAGTGTATATGACGTGGCGACGCCGGAAGCCTTTGCCCGAAATCAGGAACTGGTGTTGCGCTTCTACAACGAACGCCGTTGGCAACTGAAGTCGGCAGAACCGAATGACGCCCACCGCCTGCTGGCTGAACTGGAGCAACATTACCGGGTAACGATCATTACCCAGAATGTGGACAACCTGCACGAACGGGGTGGCTCCAGTAACGTTATCCATTTGCACGGTGAGTTGACCAAGGCCCGCAGTTCGATGTATCCGGAACTGGTTTACGACATCGGATTCAACGACATACAGCCTGGAGACACCTGTGATCGGGGCTCCCAGCTTCGGCCACATATTGTTTGGTTTGGCGAGGAAGTGCCGATGATCGAGGCCGCAGCGGAGATCGTGCCCACCGCAGATCATCTGCTGATTGTGGGCACGTCCCTGCAGGTCTATCCCGCTGCCGGGCTGGTGGATCTGGTGGATGTCGATGTGCCGGTAACAGTCATTGATCCTGGTGAACCGGCCAGCCTTTCGAGGGCGAAGGTTATTCGCAAAGGTGCCAGTGAGGGGGTTGCGGAGTGGATGAAGGGGCTGGGGTTATAA